From a single Bradyrhizobium sediminis genomic region:
- a CDS encoding extracellular catalytic domain type 1 short-chain-length polyhydroxyalkanoate depolymerase, translating into MSLAANVEFLRRLPKLNGFNGLGGFGRNLRPAQGSPLVETTGFGSNPGGLRMFSFVPDHCPPAPALVLVLHGCGQTAAGYDLGAGWSTLAKHYGFALLMPQQQATNNANGCFNWFNPEDTARDSGEACSIRQMIERMAVDIGIDRRRVFVTGLSAGGAMTSVMLATYPEIFAGGAIIAGLPFGVATNMREALSGMFQSRSRPAGELGDLVRNASGHTGPWPKLSVWHGSADRTVNPANADEIVKQWLDVHQLPSAPMSESTVDGYPRQVWWNADGETTVESYTITDMAHGTPLGVGDNDERYGAQGAFLIEAGISSSYHIANFFGLTNWIRQSKEAAKAAAQETAKQAAKAAPAASPAPERAPDLTKVLWPLTTLKRASEPPPQPRRRGIDVGGVITRALTAAGLIK; encoded by the coding sequence GTGTCTCTCGCCGCTAATGTCGAATTTCTGCGTCGCCTGCCCAAGCTGAATGGTTTCAATGGCTTGGGAGGTTTCGGACGGAACCTCCGGCCGGCTCAGGGCAGCCCCCTCGTCGAAACCACCGGTTTTGGCTCCAATCCGGGCGGATTGCGGATGTTCTCCTTCGTGCCCGATCACTGCCCGCCGGCACCCGCTTTGGTGTTGGTTCTGCATGGCTGCGGGCAGACCGCGGCCGGCTACGATCTCGGCGCCGGCTGGTCCACGCTGGCGAAACATTACGGCTTCGCGTTGCTGATGCCGCAGCAGCAGGCAACGAACAACGCCAACGGCTGCTTCAACTGGTTCAACCCGGAAGACACCGCGCGCGACAGCGGCGAGGCCTGCTCGATCCGGCAGATGATCGAGCGGATGGCGGTGGATATCGGCATCGACAGGCGACGCGTCTTCGTCACCGGGCTTTCCGCCGGCGGCGCCATGACCTCGGTCATGCTGGCCACCTATCCCGAAATATTCGCAGGCGGCGCCATCATTGCAGGCCTGCCTTTCGGTGTTGCCACCAACATGCGGGAAGCGCTGAGCGGAATGTTCCAGTCGCGATCCCGCCCGGCCGGCGAATTGGGCGATCTCGTGCGCAACGCTTCCGGTCACACGGGCCCGTGGCCGAAGCTGTCGGTGTGGCACGGCAGCGCCGATCGCACCGTCAATCCCGCCAATGCCGACGAGATCGTCAAGCAGTGGCTCGATGTTCATCAACTGCCTTCGGCGCCGATGTCCGAGTCGACCGTCGACGGCTACCCCCGCCAGGTCTGGTGGAACGCGGATGGCGAAACCACGGTCGAATCCTACACCATCACCGATATGGCCCACGGCACGCCGCTCGGCGTCGGCGACAATGACGAGCGCTATGGCGCGCAGGGCGCGTTCCTGATCGAGGCGGGAATTTCGTCGTCGTATCACATCGCGAATTTCTTCGGCCTCACCAACTGGATTCGCCAGTCCAAGGAGGCAGCGAAGGCCGCCGCGCAGGAAACGGCAAAGCAAGCCGCAAAGGCCGCTCCGGCGGCTTCGCCGGCGCCCGAGCGCGCGCCGGATCTCACAAAGGTGCTGTGGCCGCTGACGACGCTCAAGCGCGCTTCCGAGCCGCCGCCGCAACCGCGCCGCCGCGGCATCGACGTCGGCGGCGTCATCACCCGCGCGCTCACCGCCGCCGGCCTGATCAAATAG
- a CDS encoding MBL fold metallo-hydrolase, translating to MTQQAQTKAKAGAIIVPVTLFEQNCTLIWCEATRRAAVIDPGGDVDKIQAAIKQSNVTVEKIWLTHGHIDHVGGAADLRDALGVEIIGPHIADKFLLDNVVTSGARFGMTGVRDFAPDRWLDEGDRVSIGELSFDILHCPGHSPGSVVYFNSEMRFAIVGDVLFNGSVGRSDIPGGNHATLIKSITDKLLPLGDDVGFICGHGPGSSIGQERMTNPFLTGEM from the coding sequence ATGACCCAGCAAGCACAGACCAAGGCCAAGGCCGGCGCCATCATCGTCCCGGTGACGCTGTTCGAGCAGAACTGCACGCTGATCTGGTGCGAAGCCACCAGAAGGGCTGCCGTGATCGACCCCGGCGGCGATGTCGACAAGATTCAGGCCGCGATCAAGCAATCGAATGTGACGGTCGAAAAGATCTGGCTGACTCACGGCCATATCGACCATGTCGGCGGCGCCGCCGACTTGCGCGACGCGCTGGGGGTCGAGATCATCGGGCCGCACATCGCCGACAAGTTCCTGCTCGACAACGTCGTCACCAGCGGCGCACGTTTCGGCATGACCGGCGTGCGCGATTTCGCTCCGGACCGCTGGCTCGACGAGGGCGACCGGGTTTCGATCGGCGAATTGAGCTTCGACATCCTGCATTGCCCCGGGCATTCGCCGGGCAGCGTGGTGTATTTCAACAGCGAGATGCGCTTTGCGATCGTCGGCGACGTGCTGTTCAACGGCTCGGTCGGGCGCAGCGACATTCCCGGCGGCAACCACGCCACGCTGATCAAGTCGATCACCGACAAGCTGCTGCCGCTCGGCGACGACGTCGGCTTCATCTGCGGCCATGGCCCGGGCTCGAGCATCGGCCAGGAGCGGATGACCAATCCGTTTCTCACCGGCGAGATGTGA
- a CDS encoding MmcB family DNA repair protein, whose amino-acid sequence MESPARQVSLVPPPDRRQSETALAIARGTARLLRSLGFACISELPLPSGRRADLVALNERGEVWIVEIKSSVEDLRADQKWQDYRAHCDRLFFAFTKDLPCEIFPGDTGLIIADAYGAHLYCEAPEHRLPAPTRKQMTVRFALAAAQRINRLVDPQGHGEF is encoded by the coding sequence ATGGAATCGCCAGCCCGCCAGGTCAGCCTCGTGCCCCCGCCGGATCGCCGCCAGTCGGAGACGGCGCTGGCGATCGCGCGCGGCACCGCGCGGCTGTTGCGGTCGCTGGGATTTGCCTGCATCAGCGAATTGCCGCTGCCGTCGGGACGGCGCGCCGATCTGGTGGCGCTGAACGAGCGTGGCGAAGTCTGGATCGTCGAGATCAAATCGTCGGTGGAGGATCTGCGCGCCGACCAGAAATGGCAGGACTACCGGGCCCATTGCGACCGGCTTTTCTTCGCCTTCACGAAGGATTTGCCGTGCGAGATTTTCCCCGGCGATACCGGCCTGATCATCGCCGACGCCTATGGCGCCCATCTCTATTGCGAGGCGCCGGAACACCGGCTGCCGGCGCCGACCCGCAAGCAGATGACGGTGCGGTTCGCACTCGCCGCGGCGCAGCGGATCAACCGGCTGGTCGATCCGCAGGGGCATGGCGAGTTTTAG
- a CDS encoding formylglycine-generating enzyme family protein — MAALLKLLAALAAVAFTVSLAGAASAKVRKPQRAAPEQLSQKQPPPPALPRQFFAAKGVQPLTPELEQDLKPKDSFRECDICPEMVVVPKGSFMMGTPASEPDRFKGEDPIHRVIFAKPFAVGRFSISFDEWDACLADGGCGGNKGDDKGFGRGRMPAQGISFEAAKSYLSWLSRKVGRSYRLPSESEREYFTRAGTTTPFWFGNTVTAQNANYKASIPYGNGPHGPDSKGPAVVDSYPPNPFGLYQVHGNVFEWTEDCFNKRYNEDTPTDGSAWLEGDCSKRMARGGTWDWSANMLRAGYRDGALAYLGHSFRVVRTLNVQP, encoded by the coding sequence ATGGCTGCCCTGTTGAAGCTGCTCGCCGCATTGGCGGCAGTCGCGTTTACCGTTTCTCTCGCCGGCGCCGCGTCGGCCAAGGTGCGAAAGCCGCAACGCGCCGCGCCGGAGCAACTCAGCCAGAAGCAACCGCCGCCGCCAGCGCTGCCCCGGCAATTCTTCGCCGCAAAGGGCGTGCAGCCGCTGACCCCGGAGCTGGAACAGGACCTGAAACCGAAAGACAGTTTCAGGGAATGCGATATCTGCCCGGAAATGGTGGTGGTGCCGAAAGGCTCCTTCATGATGGGCACGCCGGCCAGCGAGCCGGACCGCTTCAAGGGTGAAGACCCGATCCATCGCGTCATCTTCGCAAAGCCTTTTGCGGTCGGCCGCTTCAGCATCTCGTTCGACGAGTGGGACGCCTGCCTCGCCGATGGCGGCTGCGGCGGCAACAAGGGCGACGACAAGGGCTTTGGCCGCGGCCGGATGCCGGCCCAGGGCATCAGTTTCGAGGCCGCGAAATCCTATCTGTCGTGGCTGTCGCGCAAGGTCGGCCGCAGCTACCGGCTGCCGAGCGAATCCGAACGCGAATATTTCACCCGCGCCGGCACCACGACGCCGTTCTGGTTCGGCAACACCGTCACCGCGCAGAACGCCAACTACAAGGCGTCGATACCCTACGGCAACGGTCCGCACGGTCCCGACAGCAAGGGACCGGCGGTGGTCGATTCCTATCCGCCGAACCCGTTCGGGCTCTATCAAGTGCACGGCAACGTGTTCGAATGGACCGAGGACTGTTTCAACAAGCGCTACAATGAGGACACGCCGACCGACGGTTCAGCCTGGCTGGAAGGCGACTGCAGCAAGCGGATGGCGCGTGGCGGCACCTGGGACTGGTCCGCCAACATGCTGCGCGCGGGCTACCGCGACGGTGCGCTGGCGTATCTCGGCCACAGCTTTCGCGTGGTGCGGACGCTGAACGTGCAGCCGTGA
- a CDS encoding ActS/PrrB/RegB family redox-sensitive histidine kinase, translating to MTDVAASDFRHPRRHVRLDTILRLRWLAALGQLAAIFVVAQGLEFDVPVIPCLTVVGLSALLNLVLQIAFNPMQRLEPVYAAGLLALNIVELAALLFLTGGLQNPFSFLFLAPVLISATALPIRLTIALGVLAVACASALVFFHLPLPWEGEEPLVLPPIYLFGVWLSILLAIGVTSLYAIQVTEDTRKLSDALAATELVLTREQHLTQLDGLAAAAAHELGTPLSTIFLISRELEKTVTGNGQLASDLKTLREQAQRCRDILAKITQLSATGAPFDRMPLSTLIEEVVAPHRDFDVAIKVRIAVAGTREPVGSRNPAILYGVGNILENAVDFARKTVEVNAWWNNETVEIVISDDGPGIAPDMLKRIGEPYLSRRRGADESEHHGLGLGVFIARTLLERTGAKVSFTNRTFPDHGAVVQIAWPRSRFEDVETDAEPAA from the coding sequence ATGACCGACGTTGCAGCCTCCGATTTCCGCCATCCGCGCCGCCATGTCCGTCTGGATACCATCCTCCGGCTGCGCTGGCTTGCCGCGCTCGGCCAGCTCGCCGCCATTTTCGTCGTGGCGCAGGGGCTCGAATTCGACGTCCCGGTGATTCCCTGCCTCACGGTCGTCGGGCTGTCCGCACTGCTCAATCTGGTGCTGCAGATCGCCTTCAACCCGATGCAGCGGCTGGAACCGGTCTATGCGGCGGGATTGCTGGCGCTCAACATCGTGGAACTGGCGGCATTGCTGTTTCTGACCGGTGGCCTGCAGAACCCGTTTTCGTTTCTGTTCCTGGCGCCGGTCCTGATCTCGGCCACCGCGCTGCCGATCCGGTTGACCATCGCGCTCGGCGTGCTGGCGGTGGCCTGCGCCTCGGCGCTGGTGTTCTTCCATCTGCCGCTGCCGTGGGAGGGCGAGGAACCGCTGGTGCTGCCGCCGATCTACCTGTTCGGGGTCTGGCTCTCGATCCTGCTCGCGATCGGCGTCACCAGCCTGTATGCGATTCAGGTCACCGAGGACACCCGCAAGCTTTCCGACGCGCTGGCCGCCACCGAACTGGTGCTGACCCGGGAGCAGCATCTCACCCAGCTCGACGGCCTCGCCGCCGCCGCCGCGCACGAACTCGGCACGCCGCTGTCGACGATCTTCCTGATCTCGCGCGAGCTGGAGAAGACCGTCACCGGCAACGGCCAGCTCGCCTCCGATCTCAAGACCCTGCGCGAACAGGCGCAGCGCTGCCGTGACATCCTGGCCAAGATCACCCAACTGTCCGCGACCGGCGCGCCGTTCGACCGCATGCCGCTGTCGACGCTGATCGAGGAGGTGGTGGCGCCGCACCGCGATTTCGACGTCGCGATCAAGGTGCGAATTGCGGTGGCGGGCACCCGCGAGCCGGTGGGCAGCCGCAATCCGGCGATCCTCTACGGCGTCGGCAACATCCTGGAAAACGCCGTCGATTTCGCCCGCAAGACCGTGGAAGTGAACGCATGGTGGAATAACGAGACCGTCGAGATCGTGATTTCGGACGACGGCCCGGGGATCGCACCCGACATGCTGAAGCGGATCGGCGAGCCCTATCTGTCGCGGCGGCGCGGCGCGGACGAGAGCGAACACCACGGCCTCGGTCTCGGGGTTTTCATCGCCCGCACGCTGCTGGAGCGCACCGGCGCCAAGGTCTCCTTCACCAACCGGACCTTTCCCGATCACGGCGCCGTGGTCCAGATCGCGTGGCCGCGCAGCCGCTTCGAGGACGTGGAAACCGACGCCGAACCAGCGGCTTAG
- a CDS encoding vWA domain-containing protein, producing the protein MKPVITLPALAFAFALAALPLSASLSSAVAKPTVEVAFVLDTTGSMGGLIEGAKRKIWSIATAIVDSNPDADIRMGLVAYRDIGDDYVTRKFDLTTDMQDLYANLLELKARGGGDWAESVNEALDVAVNKLQWTTSGDTRRIVFLVGDAPPHMDYAQDTKYPITLSVAKQKDIIVNAVLAGTARDTERVWRDIAQSGNGRFIPIPQDGGQVVIIETPYDDDIIILQKEINGTVIPYGPRALQKRTEDKTRQLSQVAAAAPAQASEMASYLNKRAKASSEAVTGDGDLVSDVTAGRTSFSAIKDDDLPEGLRALKPEQRMDELNKQMSQRKALNEKLSALVAKRDRFVAEQREKAPPKASSFDRVVEDTLKAQIKR; encoded by the coding sequence ATGAAGCCAGTCATCACCCTGCCCGCCCTCGCATTCGCGTTCGCGCTGGCTGCCCTGCCGCTGTCGGCCAGCCTGTCGAGCGCGGTTGCAAAGCCCACCGTGGAAGTCGCCTTCGTGCTCGACACCACGGGTTCGATGGGCGGCCTGATCGAAGGCGCCAAGCGCAAGATCTGGTCGATCGCGACCGCGATCGTCGATAGCAATCCCGACGCCGACATCCGCATGGGCCTCGTCGCCTATCGCGACATCGGCGACGATTACGTCACCAGGAAATTCGACCTCACCACCGACATGCAGGATCTCTACGCCAACCTGCTGGAGCTGAAGGCGCGCGGCGGCGGCGACTGGGCCGAGAGCGTCAACGAGGCGCTCGACGTCGCCGTCAACAAGCTGCAATGGACGACCAGCGGCGACACCAGGCGGATCGTGTTCCTGGTCGGCGACGCCCCGCCGCACATGGATTACGCCCAGGACACCAAATATCCGATCACGCTGTCGGTGGCGAAACAGAAGGACATCATCGTCAACGCGGTGCTCGCCGGCACCGCGCGCGACACCGAGCGGGTGTGGCGCGACATCGCCCAGAGCGGCAACGGCCGCTTCATTCCGATCCCGCAGGACGGCGGACAGGTCGTTATCATCGAGACGCCCTACGACGACGACATCATCATCCTGCAGAAGGAAATCAACGGCACCGTGATCCCCTATGGTCCGCGCGCCCTGCAGAAGCGCACCGAGGACAAGACAAGGCAGCTATCGCAGGTGGCGGCCGCGGCGCCGGCACAGGCGAGCGAGATGGCGAGCTATCTCAACAAGCGCGCCAAGGCATCGTCGGAGGCGGTCACCGGCGACGGCGACCTGGTCTCGGACGTAACGGCCGGCCGCACCAGCTTCTCCGCCATCAAAGACGATGACTTGCCCGAGGGCCTGCGCGCGCTGAAGCCGGAGCAGCGCATGGACGAACTCAACAAGCAGATGAGCCAGCGCAAGGCGCTGAACGAAAAACTCTCTGCGCTGGTCGCCAAGCGCGACCGTTTCGTTGCGGAGCAGCGCGAAAAGGCGCCGCCGAAGGCATCATCCTTCGACCGCGTCGTCGAGGACACGCTGAAGGCGCAGATCAAGCGGTAA
- the lpxD gene encoding UDP-3-O-(3-hydroxymyristoyl)glucosamine N-acyltransferase codes for MTEFSFFSRATDFSVAEIVAMTGAEPSEGADLSRRLTGIAPIDQAGAGDLSFVSEAKFAAALKSTRAGAVLTTERFAKQAPDAVTVLRVRKPYDAFVAIARKIYSVALRPTSTFGTVGVSPGAMVHPSAQLADNVTVDPFAVIGPSARIGAGTLIGAHAVIGPGVRIGNDCAIGANCSVTHAHIGDRVIIHPGCDIGQDGFGYLLNPAGHTKVPQIGSVVIHDDVEIGSGTRIDRGGIRDTVIGEGTKIDNLCQIGHNCIVGRHCIIVAQSGLSGSVTLEDFVVLGPRTGIIPHTTVGKGAITAARSTVYGNVPEGEFWGGFPAKPKKQWLREVVALEQLAARPRKKSTDRPDET; via the coding sequence GTGACCGAGTTCAGTTTTTTTTCGCGCGCTACGGACTTCAGCGTGGCCGAAATTGTCGCAATGACAGGGGCGGAGCCATCCGAGGGAGCCGATCTCTCGCGCCGGTTGACCGGCATCGCGCCGATCGATCAGGCAGGCGCCGGCGACCTCAGCTTCGTTTCCGAAGCCAAATTCGCCGCGGCGTTGAAGTCGACCCGGGCCGGAGCCGTGCTCACGACCGAGCGCTTCGCAAAGCAGGCCCCCGATGCCGTTACGGTGTTGCGCGTACGCAAGCCGTATGACGCCTTTGTCGCGATCGCACGCAAGATCTACAGCGTCGCGCTGCGCCCGACTTCGACATTCGGCACCGTTGGCGTCTCGCCGGGGGCCATGGTGCATCCGTCGGCGCAGCTCGCAGACAACGTCACGGTCGATCCGTTCGCGGTGATCGGGCCGTCCGCCAGGATCGGAGCCGGCACCTTGATCGGAGCCCATGCCGTGATCGGCCCGGGTGTCCGGATCGGCAACGATTGCGCGATCGGGGCCAACTGCTCGGTCACCCATGCGCATATCGGCGACCGCGTCATCATCCATCCCGGATGCGATATCGGTCAGGACGGCTTCGGCTACCTGCTGAATCCCGCGGGGCATACCAAGGTTCCGCAGATCGGCAGCGTCGTCATTCATGACGACGTCGAGATCGGCTCGGGAACGCGGATCGACCGCGGCGGAATTCGCGACACCGTGATCGGCGAGGGTACCAAGATCGATAACCTTTGCCAGATCGGGCACAACTGCATCGTCGGCCGCCATTGCATCATCGTCGCCCAGTCCGGCCTCAGCGGCAGCGTGACGCTGGAGGATTTCGTGGTGCTCGGGCCGCGCACCGGCATCATCCCGCACACGACGGTCGGCAAGGGAGCGATAACGGCGGCAAGGTCCACGGTGTACGGAAACGTGCCGGAGGGCGAATTCTGGGGCGGCTTTCCGGCCAAGCCGAAAAAACAATGGCTGCGCGAAGTGGTCGCCCTCGAGCAGCTCGCGGCGCGGCCACGCAAGAAATCCACTGACCGCCCGGACGAGACCTGA
- a CDS encoding polyhydroxyalkanoate depolymerase: MPIGEFGGAPPLVAEGSPALTTPMYWMYEMAHASLNPARAVTDATKILFQNPLNPWSHTEFGKSIAAGCEVFERTTRRYGKPEWGLDDTEVNGIRTPIEIRSIWEKPFCRLLHFDRKLTRPLRSPQPRVLIVAPMSGHYATLLRGTVEAFLPTHEVYITDWADARMVPLTEGRFDLDDYVDYVIEMLHVLGGNMHVIAVCQPSVPVVAAISVMEAERDPFVPLSMTLMGGPIDTRRNPTAVNNLAQERGIGWFRAHVITKVPFPHPGVMRDVYPGFLQLNGFISMNFDRHMDAHKNLFKDLVKGDGDMADKHRDFYDEYLAVMDLTAEYYLQTVDTVFVKHALPKGEMTHRGKLVDPSKVTRVALMTVEGENDDISGLGQTEATHALCSSIPDHRRVHYVQKGVGHYGVFNGSRFKSEIVPRISDFMTSAANVKPKLAFAAE; the protein is encoded by the coding sequence ATGCCGATTGGTGAGTTTGGCGGAGCACCGCCACTGGTGGCCGAAGGCAGTCCGGCGCTGACGACGCCGATGTACTGGATGTACGAAATGGCGCACGCGTCGCTCAATCCGGCGCGCGCCGTGACCGACGCCACGAAAATTCTGTTTCAGAATCCGCTCAATCCGTGGTCGCACACCGAGTTCGGCAAATCCATTGCCGCCGGCTGCGAAGTGTTCGAGCGCACCACGCGCCGCTACGGCAAGCCCGAATGGGGCCTCGACGACACCGAGGTCAACGGCATCCGGACGCCGATCGAAATCCGCTCGATCTGGGAAAAGCCGTTCTGCCGGCTGCTGCACTTCGATCGCAAGCTGACCCGCCCGTTGCGCAGCCCCCAGCCGCGGGTGCTGATCGTGGCGCCGATGTCCGGCCACTACGCGACGCTGCTGCGCGGCACCGTCGAGGCATTCCTGCCGACCCACGAGGTCTACATCACCGACTGGGCCGATGCGCGGATGGTGCCGCTGACGGAAGGACGCTTCGATCTCGACGACTACGTCGATTACGTCATCGAGATGCTGCACGTGCTCGGCGGCAACATGCACGTGATCGCGGTGTGCCAGCCCTCGGTGCCGGTGGTGGCGGCGATCTCCGTCATGGAAGCCGAGCGCGATCCGTTCGTTCCCCTGTCGATGACGCTGATGGGCGGCCCGATCGATACCCGCCGCAATCCGACCGCCGTCAACAATCTCGCCCAGGAGCGCGGCATCGGCTGGTTCCGCGCCCACGTCATCACCAAGGTGCCGTTTCCGCATCCGGGCGTGATGCGCGACGTCTATCCGGGCTTCCTGCAGCTCAACGGCTTCATCAGCATGAACTTCGACCGTCACATGGACGCCCACAAGAACCTGTTCAAGGATCTGGTGAAGGGTGATGGCGACATGGCCGACAAGCACCGCGATTTCTATGACGAATATCTCGCCGTCATGGATCTGACCGCGGAGTATTATCTGCAGACCGTCGACACCGTGTTCGTCAAGCATGCGCTGCCCAAGGGTGAAATGACCCATCGCGGCAAGCTGGTCGACCCGTCGAAGGTCACGCGCGTGGCGCTGATGACGGTCGAAGGCGAGAACGACGACATTTCCGGTCTCGGGCAAACCGAAGCGACGCATGCGCTGTGCAGTTCGATTCCCGACCACCGCCGGGTGCATTACGTACAGAAGGGCGTCGGCCACTACGGCGTGTTCAATGGCTCCCGCTTCAAGTCGGAAATCGTGCCACGCATTTCCGATTTCATGACCTCGGCGGCGAACGTGAAGCCCAAATTGGCCTTCGCTGCCGAATAG
- a CDS encoding ABC transporter permease: protein MILRYWYLLLSSWPRLLELIYWPALQIITWGFLQNYISQNAGFFAQAGGTLIGAVILWDILFRGQLGFSISFLEEMWARNLGNLMMSPLKPIEFLIALMVMSLIRLAIGVIPMTLLAMFFFDFNLYGFGLPLIAFFCNLIFTSWSLGIFVSGLVLRNGLGAESIVWTLMFGVMPLACVYYPVTVLPHWLQYVAWSLPPTYVFEGMRALLIDKVLRTDLMLSALAINAVLLIASFAIFLALLKSARRYGSLIQSGE, encoded by the coding sequence ATGATCCTGCGCTACTGGTACCTGCTGCTGTCGTCGTGGCCGCGGCTGCTGGAACTGATCTATTGGCCGGCGCTGCAGATCATCACCTGGGGCTTCCTGCAGAACTACATCTCGCAGAATGCCGGTTTTTTCGCCCAGGCCGGCGGCACCCTGATCGGCGCGGTGATCCTGTGGGACATCCTGTTCCGCGGCCAGCTCGGCTTTTCGATCTCCTTTCTCGAGGAGATGTGGGCGCGCAATCTCGGCAACCTGATGATGAGCCCGCTGAAGCCGATCGAGTTCCTGATCGCGCTGATGGTCATGAGCCTGATCCGGCTCGCGATCGGCGTCATTCCGATGACGCTGCTGGCGATGTTCTTCTTCGACTTCAATCTGTACGGCTTCGGGTTGCCGCTGATCGCCTTCTTCTGCAATCTGATCTTCACCAGCTGGTCGCTCGGGATCTTCGTCTCGGGGCTGGTGCTGCGCAACGGCCTGGGCGCCGAGAGCATCGTCTGGACACTGATGTTCGGGGTGATGCCGCTCGCCTGCGTCTACTATCCCGTGACGGTGCTGCCGCACTGGCTGCAATATGTCGCCTGGTCGCTGCCGCCGACCTATGTATTCGAGGGGATGCGGGCGCTTTTGATCGACAAGGTGCTCCGGACCGACCTGATGCTGTCGGCGCTGGCGATCAACGCGGTGCTCCTGATTGCGTCATTCGCGATCTTTCTTGCCCTTTTGAAGAGCGCCCGGCGCTACGGCTCGCTGATCCAGAGTGGCGAATAA
- a CDS encoding ActR/PrrA/RegA family redox response regulator transcription factor yields the protein MNAGTELTDQADRSLLIVEDDKPFLERLSRAMETRGFTVTSCDSVSDGLAQIGKSAPAFAVVDLRLGDGNGLDVVSALKRKRPDARAIVLTGYGNIATAVTAVKMGAVDYLSKPADADDVVAALLASGTEKSELPHNPMSADRVRWEHIQRIYEMCNRNVSETARRLNMHRRTLQRILAKRAPR from the coding sequence TTGAACGCCGGCACCGAACTGACCGATCAAGCCGACCGCTCGCTCCTGATCGTGGAGGACGACAAGCCGTTTCTGGAACGGCTGTCGCGCGCCATGGAAACCCGCGGCTTCACCGTGACATCCTGCGACAGCGTGTCCGACGGGCTGGCGCAAATCGGCAAGTCGGCCCCCGCCTTCGCGGTGGTGGATCTGCGGCTCGGCGACGGCAACGGGCTCGACGTGGTGTCGGCGCTGAAGCGCAAGCGCCCGGATGCCCGCGCCATCGTGCTGACCGGCTACGGCAATATCGCCACCGCCGTGACGGCGGTGAAGATGGGCGCGGTGGATTATCTCTCGAAGCCCGCCGACGCCGACGATGTGGTCGCGGCGCTATTGGCGAGCGGCACCGAGAAATCCGAGCTGCCGCACAATCCGATGTCGGCCGATCGCGTGCGCTGGGAGCATATCCAGCGCATCTACGAGATGTGCAACCGCAACGTCTCGGAAACCGCGCGCCGGCTGAACATGCATCGCCGGACGTTGCAGCGGATTCTGGCGAAGCGGGCGCCAAGGTAA
- a CDS encoding ABC transporter ATP-binding protein: MIVEDAALPGLPAADPAGSAAIDVAHLVKLYKTTRAVDDVSFRIRPGSITGLLGGNGAGKTTTIAMIMGLVLPTSGRIQVLGASMPDQSAEVLGRMNFESPYVDMPMRLTVRQNLTIFGRLYAVENLSGRIAKLAADLDLSDFLDRANGKLSAGQKTRVALAKALINQPELLLLDEPTASLDPDTADWIRRHLENYRKAHGATILLASHNMLEVERLCDRVIIMKRGRIEDDDSPDKIMARYNRTTLEQVFLDVARGRVQESTP; this comes from the coding sequence ATGATCGTTGAAGACGCAGCATTGCCCGGCTTGCCCGCTGCCGATCCGGCAGGATCGGCTGCGATCGACGTTGCGCACCTGGTCAAGCTCTACAAGACCACCCGCGCCGTCGACGACGTATCGTTCCGGATCCGGCCCGGCAGCATCACCGGACTGCTCGGAGGCAACGGCGCCGGAAAGACCACGACGATTGCCATGATCATGGGGCTGGTGCTGCCGACCTCGGGGCGCATCCAAGTGCTGGGCGCTTCGATGCCCGACCAGAGCGCCGAGGTGCTCGGCCGGATGAACTTCGAGAGCCCCTATGTCGACATGCCGATGCGGCTCACGGTGCGGCAGAATCTCACGATCTTCGGCCGCCTCTATGCCGTCGAGAATTTGTCCGGACGCATCGCAAAGCTGGCCGCCGACCTCGACCTTTCCGACTTCCTCGACCGCGCCAACGGCAAACTCTCCGCCGGGCAGAAGACGCGCGTGGCGCTGGCCAAGGCGCTGATCAACCAGCCGGAGCTGTTGCTGCTGGACGAGCCGACGGCCTCGCTCGATCCCGATACCGCCGACTGGATCCGGCGGCATCTCGAGAACTACCGCAAGGCCCATGGCGCGACCATCCTGCTGGCGTCGCACAACATGCTGGAGGTGGAGCGATTGTGCGACCGCGTCATCATCATGAAACGCGGACGCATCGAGGACGACGACAGTCCCGACAAGATCATGGCGCGCTACAACCGGACGACGCTGGAACAGGTGTTCCTCGACGTCGCACGCGGGCGCGTCCAGGAGAGCACGCCGTGA